In Vibrio sp. 10N, the following proteins share a genomic window:
- a CDS encoding FxsA family protein: MFPILLLLFIFVPIIEIGLFIQVGGFLGLWPTIGLVLLTAVVGASLVRSQGLQTLMSVQSKLQQGEMPAQQIVEGVMLAVSGVLLLTPGFMTDAMGMLVLLPAPRAAIAKYLMSKVVVKSMSGGFHQGGFHQGDFQQGPFNSHQDHQRDGNTFEGEFERKDDDDRNKLN, translated from the coding sequence GTGTTTCCGATACTGTTATTACTATTTATTTTTGTTCCCATCATCGAGATTGGACTGTTTATTCAAGTAGGCGGCTTTTTAGGCTTATGGCCCACGATAGGCTTAGTGCTATTGACGGCGGTGGTTGGTGCTTCTCTGGTTCGTAGCCAGGGCCTGCAAACACTGATGTCAGTACAGTCGAAACTGCAACAAGGCGAAATGCCTGCGCAACAAATTGTTGAAGGTGTGATGTTGGCGGTCTCGGGCGTGCTGCTACTTACGCCGGGCTTTATGACCGATGCGATGGGTATGTTAGTACTGCTGCCAGCACCGCGAGCGGCGATTGCCAAATATCTGATGAGTAAAGTGGTGGTGAAAAGCATGTCTGGAGGTTTCCATCAGGGTGGTTTTCATCAAGGGGACTTCCAGCAAGGGCCGTTTAATTCCCATCAAGATCATCAGCGCGATGGCAATACTTTTGAAGGTGAGTTTGAACGCAAAGACGATGACGACCGTAACAAGCTCAACTAA